From the genome of Rhineura floridana isolate rRhiFlo1 chromosome 7, rRhiFlo1.hap2, whole genome shotgun sequence, one region includes:
- the P2RY1 gene encoding P2Y purinoceptor 1, with amino-acid sequence MTEVDLLTAVLNMTENHSLASSGWTSSNDTSKCSLTKTGFQFYYLPAVYIVVFITGFLGNSVAIWMFIFHMRPWSGISVYMFNLALADFLYVLTLPALIFYYFNQTDWIFGDFMCKLQRFIFHVNLYGSILFLTCISVHRYTGVVYPLKSLGRLKKKNAVYISTLVWVVVVAGISPIFFYSGTEERKVKTMACYDTTVDNYLRSYFIYSMCTTVFLFCIPFILILGCYGLIVKALIYKDLDNSPLRRKSIYLVIIVLAVFAVSYLPFHVMKNLNLRARLDFQTPEMCAFNNRVYATYQVTRGLASLNSCVDPILYFLAGDTFRRRLSRATRKASRRSELNVQSKSEDMTLSILAECKQNGDTSL; translated from the coding sequence atgactgaagTTGACCTCCTGACCGCCGTTCTGAACATGACAGAAAACCACTCGCTGGCTAGCAGCGGATGGACATCAAGCAATGACACCAGTAAGTGTTCGCTGACCAAAACCGGCTTTCAGTTCTATTACCTGCCTGCAGTCTACATCGTAGTCTTCATCACTGGATTTCTGGGCAACAGTGTGGCAATTTGGATGTTTATCTTCCACATGAGGCCTTGGAGTGGCATTTCTGTTTACATGTTCAACCTGGCCCTAGCTGACTTCTTGTATGTCCTGACTCTTCCTGCACTGATCTTCTATTACTTCAATCAAACCGACTGGATCTTCGGAGACTTCATGTGCAAGCTCCAGAGGTTCATCTTCCACGTCAATCTGTATGGAAGCATCTTGTTCCTCACTTGCATCAGCGTGCACAGGTACACGGGTGTCGTTTATCCCTTAAAATCACTGGGGCGGCTGAAAAAAAAGAATGCGGTTTACATCAGCACCCTGGTCTGGGTGGTTGTGGTTGCTGGGATTTCTCCCATCTTCTTCTACTCCGGGACTGAGGAAAGGAAAGTCAAAACCATGGCTTGCTATGACACAACGGTAGATAATTATCTGCGAAGCTACTTCATTTACAGCATGTGCACCACTGTCTTCTTGTTTTGCATCCCATTCATACTGATCCTGGGTTGCTATGGATTAATAGTGAAAGCACTGATTTACAAAGATTTAGACAATTCCCCGCTCAGGAGGAAATCGATTTACCTGGTTATTATAGTGTTGGCAGTGTTTGCTGTGTCTTACCTCCCTTTTCATGTGATGAAAAACTTGAATCTACGAGCCAGGCTGGATTTTCAGACTCCAGAGATGTGTGCCTTTAACAACAGGGTTTATGCCACTTACCAAGTCACTCGGGGGCTAGCGAGCCTCAACAGCTGTGTGGATCCTATTCTGTATTTTTTGGCTGGAGACACGTTTCGAAGACGGCTCTCAAGAGCAACCAGGAAAGCCTCGAGACGAAGTGAGCTGAACGTGCAATCCAAAAGTGAGGATATGACTCTCAGTATTTTAGCTGAGTGTAAACAGAATGGAGACACAAGCTTgtga